The following are from one region of the Littorina saxatilis isolate snail1 linkage group LG2, US_GU_Lsax_2.0, whole genome shotgun sequence genome:
- the LOC138960201 gene encoding lectin BRA-3-like, with protein MNHLNEQTEIKLQLNISGSNKLWVGAKYNGSVYEWDATGVPIYFLRALNIDRSAGDCLVLSTNGLQSADCSAQHSILCQKEPNRCPMGEMIGPSGHCYFLESTASNWDQARQTCQRTYSGDLAVLSDHIVNTNVLSTLGVSSPTWMGLAALDLLGHFSWVDGESLIWNNWASSNWQTGVQWPCASVAASGLWEPTACDQSLPFICQYSLDGEFM; from the exons ATGAACCATCTCAATGAGCAAACGGAGATAAAGCTCCAGCTGAACATTTCAGGAT CCAACAAACTGTGGGTGGGAGCAAAGTACAACGGGTCAGTGTATGAATGGGACGCAACAGGGGTACCGATCTACTTTCTGCGAGCGCTGAACATAGACCGCAGTGCCGGCGACTGTCTAGTTCTGAGCACCAACGGGctgcagtcggccgactgctcCGCCCAACACTCCATCCTGTGTCAGAAAG AACCGAACCGCTGCCCAATGGGTGAAATGATAGGGCCTAGCGGACACTGCTACTTCCTTGAGTCAACTGCTTCAAACTGGGACCAGGCAAGACAGACATGCCAAAGAACATACAGTGGAGACCTTGCTGTACTCAGTGATCACATTGTCAACACTAATGTTTTATCTACCCTGGGTGTTAGCAG TCCTACCTGGATGGGTCTGGCAGCACTTGACTTGCTTGGTCACTTTAGCTGGGTGGATGGAGAATCGCTCATCTGGAACAACTGGGCCAGCAGCAACTGGCAGACAGGTGTGCAGTGGCCCTGTGCCAGTGTTGCAGCATCTGGTCTGTGGGAACCCACTGCTTGCGATCAGAGTCTACCTTTCATCTGCCAGTACTCTCTTGATGGTGAGTTTATGTAG